In a single window of the Arachis hypogaea cultivar Tifrunner chromosome 6, arahy.Tifrunner.gnm2.J5K5, whole genome shotgun sequence genome:
- the LOC112695578 gene encoding calmodulin-binding protein 60 B isoform X3, whose protein sequence is MAPNKRGSSSDEGNDDRDLQLPLCKRKAALPDSRGSTNDMALILEPVIRKVLQEMMPPMLEQVMPRMLEQVIPPILQRYLPSPCDGLSVRGQISPAAGRGRSLQLCLMKGLPATIFTQINITAEDSSPLQVAVCDATIQNSKVTKGDGPSLKVQLCVLKADFESEDWTAEEFNSNIESPREGKGPLLKGDTVITMENGVGFFKNVEFTDNSCWTRSGKFRLGIKVLSSNSDIKEARSERIRVKDKRGVANEKPDRPSLDDKVSCLRKIAKNGPIRKQLSSNGIKTVKDLLRLLTTDQASLKQKTGNIPGKSWEKIIEHAKSCAIDNDERYIYQYFAGTAEQPIAASLVLNCIYEPVAISFDGQNFCSLESLNSEGKTCACEWQRWVETVKRQAYKNLKDLKPFGASSAGQSLENFDFPVSHQQGQAQMVQASASTASGAQSVNEQVGCSSQHQVGREEFVGDSGWSNINMVDPFPNYSDPVYPFYYVGGDYGATSSNDSFPVFDMHWSSKGGCNTVWAKIRTAVIRNVLKWTILYAAKRKPKLLVPYQ, encoded by the exons ATGGCACCAAACAAGAGAGGATCATCAAGCGATGAGGGTAATGATGACAGAGACCTTCAACTCCCTCTTTGTAAACGAAAAGCAGCACTACCAGACAGCCG TGGTTCCACCAATGACATGGCGTTGATCTTGGAACCTGTAATTCGGAAAGTG TTACAGGAGATGATGCCACCTATGCTAGAACAGGTGATGCCACGTATGTTAGAACAGGTGATTCCACCTATACTGCAGCGTTACCTACCTTCCCCATG TGATGGATTATCGGTCAGGGGGCAGATTAGTCCAGCAGCAGGTAGAGGCAGATCATTGCAGTTATGTCTGATGAAAGGGTTGCCTGCAACCATTTTCACACAGATCAACATCACAGCAGAGGACAGTTCCCCGCTCCAGGTTGCGGTGTGTGATGCAACAATTCAGAACAGCAAGGTAACAAAGGGAGATGGTCCCTCCTTGAAGGTCCAGCTGTGTGTCCTGAAGGCTGATTTTGAAAGTGAGGATTGGACTGCTGAGGAATTCAATAGCAACATAGAAAGTCCAAGAGAAGGAAAAGGACCATTACTCAAGGGAGACACGGTTATTACCATGGAAAATGGAGTTGGCTTCTTCAAGAATGTTGAGTTTACTGATAACTCTTGCTGGACAAGAAGCGGCAAGTTCCGGCTTGGAATTAAGGTACTGTCATCGAATTCAGACATCAAGGAAGCAAGAAGCGAGCGTATAAGGGTGAAGGATAAGCGAGGAGTGG CAAATGAGAAACCGGATCGTCCTTCGTTGGATGACAAGGTGAGTTGTCTGCGTAAGATAGCGAAAAATGGTCCGATCCGCAAGCAGTTGTCCTCCAATGGAATCAAAACTGTCAAGGATCTGTTGCGCTTGCTCACAACTGACCAAGCTTCACTAAAACAG AAAACCGGCAACATTCCGGGGAAGTCATGGGAGAAGATTATTGAGCATGCCAAGTCTTGTGCCATAGATAATGATGAGCGCTACATCTATCAATATTTCGCAGGAACAGCAGAGCAACCAATAGCAGCATCCCTTGTCTTAAATTGCATCTATGAGCCTGTGGCGATTTCATTTGATGGCCAAAATTTTTGCAGCCTAGAGTCTTTGAATTCGGAAGGCAAG ACTTGTGCATGTGAATGGCAGCGTTGGGTGGAAACTGTAAAGCGGCAAGCATACAAGAACTTGAAGGATTTGAAGCCATTTGGCGCAAGTTCAGCGGGTCAATCTCTGGAAAACTTCGATTTCCCAGTTTCTCATCAGCAAG GGCAAGCACAAATGGTTCAAGCATCGGCATCGACAGCATCAGGCGCACAGAGTGTTAACGAGCAAGTAGGGTGTTCCAGTCAACATCAGGTGGGACGGGAAGAGTTCGTTGGCGATAGCGGATGGAGCAACATCAACATGGTTGATCCCTTTCCAAATTACTCGGACCCAGTTTACCCCTTTTACTATGTTGGAGGTGATTATGGGGCAACATCATCCAACGATTCATTCCCTGTCTTTGATATGCATTGGTCAAGCAAAGGTGGGTGCAACACTGTGTGGGCTAAAATCCGAACTGCTGTCATTCGTAATGTTCTTAAATGGACCATTCTCTATGCCGCCAAAAGGAAGCCCAAGCTTCTTGTTCCCTATCAGTAA
- the LOC112695578 gene encoding calmodulin-binding protein 60 B isoform X6 — protein sequence MAPNKRGSSSDEGNDDRDLQLPLCKRKAALPDSRGSTNDMALILEPVIRKVLQEMMPPMLEQVMPRMLEQVIPPILQRYLPSPCDGLSVRGQISPAAGRGRSLQLCLMKGLPATIFTQINITAEDSSPLQVAVCDATIQNSKVTKGDGPSLKVQLCVLKADFESEDWTAEEFNSNIESPREGKGPLLKGDTVITMENGVGFFKNVEFTDNSCWTRSGKFRLGIKVLSSNSDIKEARSERIRVKDKRGVANEKPDRPSLDDKVSCLRKIAKNGPIRKQLSSNGIKTVKDLLRLLTTDQASLKQKTGNIPGKSWEKIIEHAKSCAIDNDERYIYQYFAGTAEQPIAASLVLNCIYEPVAISFDGQNFCSLESLNSEGKRWVETVKRQAYKNLKDLKPFGASSAGQSLENFDFPVSHQQGQAQMVQASASTASGAQSVNEQVGCSSQHQVGREEFVGDSGWSNINMVDPFPNYSDPVYPFYYVGGDYGATSSNDSFPVFDMHWSSKGGCNTVWAKIRTAVIRNVLKWTILYAAKRKPKLLVPYQ from the exons ATGGCACCAAACAAGAGAGGATCATCAAGCGATGAGGGTAATGATGACAGAGACCTTCAACTCCCTCTTTGTAAACGAAAAGCAGCACTACCAGACAGCCG TGGTTCCACCAATGACATGGCGTTGATCTTGGAACCTGTAATTCGGAAAGTG TTACAGGAGATGATGCCACCTATGCTAGAACAGGTGATGCCACGTATGTTAGAACAGGTGATTCCACCTATACTGCAGCGTTACCTACCTTCCCCATG TGATGGATTATCGGTCAGGGGGCAGATTAGTCCAGCAGCAGGTAGAGGCAGATCATTGCAGTTATGTCTGATGAAAGGGTTGCCTGCAACCATTTTCACACAGATCAACATCACAGCAGAGGACAGTTCCCCGCTCCAGGTTGCGGTGTGTGATGCAACAATTCAGAACAGCAAGGTAACAAAGGGAGATGGTCCCTCCTTGAAGGTCCAGCTGTGTGTCCTGAAGGCTGATTTTGAAAGTGAGGATTGGACTGCTGAGGAATTCAATAGCAACATAGAAAGTCCAAGAGAAGGAAAAGGACCATTACTCAAGGGAGACACGGTTATTACCATGGAAAATGGAGTTGGCTTCTTCAAGAATGTTGAGTTTACTGATAACTCTTGCTGGACAAGAAGCGGCAAGTTCCGGCTTGGAATTAAGGTACTGTCATCGAATTCAGACATCAAGGAAGCAAGAAGCGAGCGTATAAGGGTGAAGGATAAGCGAGGAGTGG CAAATGAGAAACCGGATCGTCCTTCGTTGGATGACAAGGTGAGTTGTCTGCGTAAGATAGCGAAAAATGGTCCGATCCGCAAGCAGTTGTCCTCCAATGGAATCAAAACTGTCAAGGATCTGTTGCGCTTGCTCACAACTGACCAAGCTTCACTAAAACAG AAAACCGGCAACATTCCGGGGAAGTCATGGGAGAAGATTATTGAGCATGCCAAGTCTTGTGCCATAGATAATGATGAGCGCTACATCTATCAATATTTCGCAGGAACAGCAGAGCAACCAATAGCAGCATCCCTTGTCTTAAATTGCATCTATGAGCCTGTGGCGATTTCATTTGATGGCCAAAATTTTTGCAGCCTAGAGTCTTTGAATTCGGAAGGCAAG CGTTGGGTGGAAACTGTAAAGCGGCAAGCATACAAGAACTTGAAGGATTTGAAGCCATTTGGCGCAAGTTCAGCGGGTCAATCTCTGGAAAACTTCGATTTCCCAGTTTCTCATCAGCAAG GGCAAGCACAAATGGTTCAAGCATCGGCATCGACAGCATCAGGCGCACAGAGTGTTAACGAGCAAGTAGGGTGTTCCAGTCAACATCAGGTGGGACGGGAAGAGTTCGTTGGCGATAGCGGATGGAGCAACATCAACATGGTTGATCCCTTTCCAAATTACTCGGACCCAGTTTACCCCTTTTACTATGTTGGAGGTGATTATGGGGCAACATCATCCAACGATTCATTCCCTGTCTTTGATATGCATTGGTCAAGCAAAGGTGGGTGCAACACTGTGTGGGCTAAAATCCGAACTGCTGTCATTCGTAATGTTCTTAAATGGACCATTCTCTATGCCGCCAAAAGGAAGCCCAAGCTTCTTGTTCCCTATCAGTAA
- the LOC112695578 gene encoding calmodulin-binding protein 60 B isoform X9, translating into MMPPMLEQVMPRMLEQVIPPILQRYLPSPWGQISPAAGRGRSLQLCLMKGLPATIFTQINITAEDSSPLQVAVCDATIQNSKVTKGDGPSLKVQLCVLKADFESEDWTAEEFNSNIESPREGKGPLLKGDTVITMENGVGFFKNVEFTDNSCWTRSGKFRLGIKVLSSNSDIKEARSERIRVKDKRGVANEKPDRPSLDDKVSCLRKIAKNGPIRKQLSSNGIKTVKDLLRLLTTDQASLKQKTGNIPGKSWEKIIEHAKSCAIDNDERYIYQYFAGTAEQPIAASLVLNCIYEPVAISFDGQNFCSLESLNSEGKTCACEWQRWVETVKRQAYKNLKDLKPFGASSAGQSLENFDFPVSHQQGQAQMVQASASTASGAQSVNEQVGCSSQHQVGREEFVGDSGWSNINMVDPFPNYSDPVYPFYYVGGDYGATSSNDSFPVFDMHWSSKGGCNTVWAKIRTAVIRNVLKWTILYAAKRKPKLLVPYQ; encoded by the exons ATGATGCCACCTATGCTAGAACAGGTGATGCCACGTATGTTAGAACAGGTGATTCCACCTATACTGCAGCGTTACCTACCTTCCCCATG GGGGCAGATTAGTCCAGCAGCAGGTAGAGGCAGATCATTGCAGTTATGTCTGATGAAAGGGTTGCCTGCAACCATTTTCACACAGATCAACATCACAGCAGAGGACAGTTCCCCGCTCCAGGTTGCGGTGTGTGATGCAACAATTCAGAACAGCAAGGTAACAAAGGGAGATGGTCCCTCCTTGAAGGTCCAGCTGTGTGTCCTGAAGGCTGATTTTGAAAGTGAGGATTGGACTGCTGAGGAATTCAATAGCAACATAGAAAGTCCAAGAGAAGGAAAAGGACCATTACTCAAGGGAGACACGGTTATTACCATGGAAAATGGAGTTGGCTTCTTCAAGAATGTTGAGTTTACTGATAACTCTTGCTGGACAAGAAGCGGCAAGTTCCGGCTTGGAATTAAGGTACTGTCATCGAATTCAGACATCAAGGAAGCAAGAAGCGAGCGTATAAGGGTGAAGGATAAGCGAGGAGTGG CAAATGAGAAACCGGATCGTCCTTCGTTGGATGACAAGGTGAGTTGTCTGCGTAAGATAGCGAAAAATGGTCCGATCCGCAAGCAGTTGTCCTCCAATGGAATCAAAACTGTCAAGGATCTGTTGCGCTTGCTCACAACTGACCAAGCTTCACTAAAACAG AAAACCGGCAACATTCCGGGGAAGTCATGGGAGAAGATTATTGAGCATGCCAAGTCTTGTGCCATAGATAATGATGAGCGCTACATCTATCAATATTTCGCAGGAACAGCAGAGCAACCAATAGCAGCATCCCTTGTCTTAAATTGCATCTATGAGCCTGTGGCGATTTCATTTGATGGCCAAAATTTTTGCAGCCTAGAGTCTTTGAATTCGGAAGGCAAG ACTTGTGCATGTGAATGGCAGCGTTGGGTGGAAACTGTAAAGCGGCAAGCATACAAGAACTTGAAGGATTTGAAGCCATTTGGCGCAAGTTCAGCGGGTCAATCTCTGGAAAACTTCGATTTCCCAGTTTCTCATCAGCAAG GGCAAGCACAAATGGTTCAAGCATCGGCATCGACAGCATCAGGCGCACAGAGTGTTAACGAGCAAGTAGGGTGTTCCAGTCAACATCAGGTGGGACGGGAAGAGTTCGTTGGCGATAGCGGATGGAGCAACATCAACATGGTTGATCCCTTTCCAAATTACTCGGACCCAGTTTACCCCTTTTACTATGTTGGAGGTGATTATGGGGCAACATCATCCAACGATTCATTCCCTGTCTTTGATATGCATTGGTCAAGCAAAGGTGGGTGCAACACTGTGTGGGCTAAAATCCGAACTGCTGTCATTCGTAATGTTCTTAAATGGACCATTCTCTATGCCGCCAAAAGGAAGCCCAAGCTTCTTGTTCCCTATCAGTAA
- the LOC112695578 gene encoding calmodulin-binding protein 60 B isoform X10, which yields MMPPMLEQVMPRMLEQVIPPILQRYLPSPCDGLSVRGQISPAAGRGRSLQLCLMKGLPATIFTQINITAEDSSPLQVAVCDATIQNSKVTKGDGPSLKVQLCVLKADFESEDWTAEEFNSNIESPREGKGPLLKGDTVITMENGVGFFKNVEFTDNSCWTRSGKFRLGIKVLSSNSDIKEARSERIRVKDKRGVANEKPDRPSLDDKVSCLRKIAKNGPIRKQLSSNGIKTVKDLLRLLTTDQASLKQKTGNIPGKSWEKIIEHAKSCAIDNDERYIYQYFAGTAEQPIAASLVLNCIYEPVAISFDGQNFCSLESLNSEGKRWVETVKRQAYKNLKDLKPFGASSAGQSLENFDFPVSHQQGQAQMVQASASTASGAQSVNEQVGCSSQHQVGREEFVGDSGWSNINMVDPFPNYSDPVYPFYYVGGDYGATSSNDSFPVFDMHWSSKGGCNTVWAKIRTAVIRNVLKWTILYAAKRKPKLLVPYQ from the exons ATGATGCCACCTATGCTAGAACAGGTGATGCCACGTATGTTAGAACAGGTGATTCCACCTATACTGCAGCGTTACCTACCTTCCCCATG TGATGGATTATCGGTCAGGGGGCAGATTAGTCCAGCAGCAGGTAGAGGCAGATCATTGCAGTTATGTCTGATGAAAGGGTTGCCTGCAACCATTTTCACACAGATCAACATCACAGCAGAGGACAGTTCCCCGCTCCAGGTTGCGGTGTGTGATGCAACAATTCAGAACAGCAAGGTAACAAAGGGAGATGGTCCCTCCTTGAAGGTCCAGCTGTGTGTCCTGAAGGCTGATTTTGAAAGTGAGGATTGGACTGCTGAGGAATTCAATAGCAACATAGAAAGTCCAAGAGAAGGAAAAGGACCATTACTCAAGGGAGACACGGTTATTACCATGGAAAATGGAGTTGGCTTCTTCAAGAATGTTGAGTTTACTGATAACTCTTGCTGGACAAGAAGCGGCAAGTTCCGGCTTGGAATTAAGGTACTGTCATCGAATTCAGACATCAAGGAAGCAAGAAGCGAGCGTATAAGGGTGAAGGATAAGCGAGGAGTGG CAAATGAGAAACCGGATCGTCCTTCGTTGGATGACAAGGTGAGTTGTCTGCGTAAGATAGCGAAAAATGGTCCGATCCGCAAGCAGTTGTCCTCCAATGGAATCAAAACTGTCAAGGATCTGTTGCGCTTGCTCACAACTGACCAAGCTTCACTAAAACAG AAAACCGGCAACATTCCGGGGAAGTCATGGGAGAAGATTATTGAGCATGCCAAGTCTTGTGCCATAGATAATGATGAGCGCTACATCTATCAATATTTCGCAGGAACAGCAGAGCAACCAATAGCAGCATCCCTTGTCTTAAATTGCATCTATGAGCCTGTGGCGATTTCATTTGATGGCCAAAATTTTTGCAGCCTAGAGTCTTTGAATTCGGAAGGCAAG CGTTGGGTGGAAACTGTAAAGCGGCAAGCATACAAGAACTTGAAGGATTTGAAGCCATTTGGCGCAAGTTCAGCGGGTCAATCTCTGGAAAACTTCGATTTCCCAGTTTCTCATCAGCAAG GGCAAGCACAAATGGTTCAAGCATCGGCATCGACAGCATCAGGCGCACAGAGTGTTAACGAGCAAGTAGGGTGTTCCAGTCAACATCAGGTGGGACGGGAAGAGTTCGTTGGCGATAGCGGATGGAGCAACATCAACATGGTTGATCCCTTTCCAAATTACTCGGACCCAGTTTACCCCTTTTACTATGTTGGAGGTGATTATGGGGCAACATCATCCAACGATTCATTCCCTGTCTTTGATATGCATTGGTCAAGCAAAGGTGGGTGCAACACTGTGTGGGCTAAAATCCGAACTGCTGTCATTCGTAATGTTCTTAAATGGACCATTCTCTATGCCGCCAAAAGGAAGCCCAAGCTTCTTGTTCCCTATCAGTAA
- the LOC112695578 gene encoding calmodulin-binding protein 60 B isoform X1 has translation MAPNKRGSSSDEGNDDRDLQLPLCKRKAALPDSRISASGSGSTNDMALILEPVIRKVLQEMMPPMLEQVMPRMLEQVIPPILQRYLPSPCDGLSVRGQISPAAGRGRSLQLCLMKGLPATIFTQINITAEDSSPLQVAVCDATIQNSKVTKGDGPSLKVQLCVLKADFESEDWTAEEFNSNIESPREGKGPLLKGDTVITMENGVGFFKNVEFTDNSCWTRSGKFRLGIKVLSSNSDIKEARSERIRVKDKRGVANEKPDRPSLDDKVSCLRKIAKNGPIRKQLSSNGIKTVKDLLRLLTTDQASLKQKTGNIPGKSWEKIIEHAKSCAIDNDERYIYQYFAGTAEQPIAASLVLNCIYEPVAISFDGQNFCSLESLNSEGKTCACEWQRWVETVKRQAYKNLKDLKPFGASSAGQSLENFDFPVSHQQGQAQMVQASASTASGAQSVNEQVGCSSQHQVGREEFVGDSGWSNINMVDPFPNYSDPVYPFYYVGGDYGATSSNDSFPVFDMHWSSKGGCNTVWAKIRTAVIRNVLKWTILYAAKRKPKLLVPYQ, from the exons ATGGCACCAAACAAGAGAGGATCATCAAGCGATGAGGGTAATGATGACAGAGACCTTCAACTCCCTCTTTGTAAACGAAAAGCAGCACTACCAGACAGCCG TATTTCTGCTTCCGGTAGTGGTTCCACCAATGACATGGCGTTGATCTTGGAACCTGTAATTCGGAAAGTG TTACAGGAGATGATGCCACCTATGCTAGAACAGGTGATGCCACGTATGTTAGAACAGGTGATTCCACCTATACTGCAGCGTTACCTACCTTCCCCATG TGATGGATTATCGGTCAGGGGGCAGATTAGTCCAGCAGCAGGTAGAGGCAGATCATTGCAGTTATGTCTGATGAAAGGGTTGCCTGCAACCATTTTCACACAGATCAACATCACAGCAGAGGACAGTTCCCCGCTCCAGGTTGCGGTGTGTGATGCAACAATTCAGAACAGCAAGGTAACAAAGGGAGATGGTCCCTCCTTGAAGGTCCAGCTGTGTGTCCTGAAGGCTGATTTTGAAAGTGAGGATTGGACTGCTGAGGAATTCAATAGCAACATAGAAAGTCCAAGAGAAGGAAAAGGACCATTACTCAAGGGAGACACGGTTATTACCATGGAAAATGGAGTTGGCTTCTTCAAGAATGTTGAGTTTACTGATAACTCTTGCTGGACAAGAAGCGGCAAGTTCCGGCTTGGAATTAAGGTACTGTCATCGAATTCAGACATCAAGGAAGCAAGAAGCGAGCGTATAAGGGTGAAGGATAAGCGAGGAGTGG CAAATGAGAAACCGGATCGTCCTTCGTTGGATGACAAGGTGAGTTGTCTGCGTAAGATAGCGAAAAATGGTCCGATCCGCAAGCAGTTGTCCTCCAATGGAATCAAAACTGTCAAGGATCTGTTGCGCTTGCTCACAACTGACCAAGCTTCACTAAAACAG AAAACCGGCAACATTCCGGGGAAGTCATGGGAGAAGATTATTGAGCATGCCAAGTCTTGTGCCATAGATAATGATGAGCGCTACATCTATCAATATTTCGCAGGAACAGCAGAGCAACCAATAGCAGCATCCCTTGTCTTAAATTGCATCTATGAGCCTGTGGCGATTTCATTTGATGGCCAAAATTTTTGCAGCCTAGAGTCTTTGAATTCGGAAGGCAAG ACTTGTGCATGTGAATGGCAGCGTTGGGTGGAAACTGTAAAGCGGCAAGCATACAAGAACTTGAAGGATTTGAAGCCATTTGGCGCAAGTTCAGCGGGTCAATCTCTGGAAAACTTCGATTTCCCAGTTTCTCATCAGCAAG GGCAAGCACAAATGGTTCAAGCATCGGCATCGACAGCATCAGGCGCACAGAGTGTTAACGAGCAAGTAGGGTGTTCCAGTCAACATCAGGTGGGACGGGAAGAGTTCGTTGGCGATAGCGGATGGAGCAACATCAACATGGTTGATCCCTTTCCAAATTACTCGGACCCAGTTTACCCCTTTTACTATGTTGGAGGTGATTATGGGGCAACATCATCCAACGATTCATTCCCTGTCTTTGATATGCATTGGTCAAGCAAAGGTGGGTGCAACACTGTGTGGGCTAAAATCCGAACTGCTGTCATTCGTAATGTTCTTAAATGGACCATTCTCTATGCCGCCAAAAGGAAGCCCAAGCTTCTTGTTCCCTATCAGTAA